Within the Streptomyces sp. YIM 121038 genome, the region AGGTCGCCAGTTCGAACCTGGTCGTCCGCTCGCAGGAACGCGGGGGATCTTCCCGAAACCCCGTACTCCTGGTGGAGTGGCCGAGAGGCGAGGCAACGGCCTGCAAAGCCGTCTACACGGGTTCAAATCCCGTCTCCACCTCCAAGGACGATTAGCTCAGCGGGAGAGCGCTTCCCTGACACGGAAGAGGTCACTGGTTCAATCCCAGTATCGTCCACTGGAATCTCTGATCATGAGGCCCCCGGGTCTTCGATCACCGAGGTTTCCCCGCGCGATTAGCTCAGCGGGAGAGCGCTTCCCTGACACGGAAGAGGTCACTGGTTCAATCCCAGTATCGCGCACGCAGCACCTACCACCTGCGGGTATACACTCGCTGATGGTCCCGCGCGATTAGCTCAGCGGGAGAGCGCTTCCCTGACACGGAAGAGGTCACTGGTTCAATCCCAGTATCGCGCACCACCTCCACGAAGCCCCCGGCCGTTCCCCGGCCGGGGGCTTCGTCGTGCGTGCGCCTCGGGGTGGACGGCGGCGCTCCCGCCCGGCGCCGGCCCCGTCGGCCCGCGCCGGGCGAGGCCGGGATCAGGAGGAGAACAGCATGTGGCCGAAGCTCTTGTGCCGCTTGTGACCGTGGTGGCCGTGGTGCTCGTGGTGGCCGCCGTGGTGCGGGGTGCCCCAGGCGGGGGCGGGCGCGGCCGGGTAGCCCTGGGGCGTGCCGGGCGGCACGGGCGGGGCCTGGTGGCCGCTCCACTGGCCCTCAAGGCGCGTCAGGGCCTCCAGCTCGCCGTAGTCGAGGAATATCCCGCGGCAGCCGCTGCACTGCTCGATCTGAACGCCGTTGCGGTTGTACGTGTGCATCGCTGCGTGGCACTTGGGACAGTGCATGGGCGGCTCAACTCCTAGCCGGTCGTGACAGGTTCGCCGGATGTCTGCCCGGCTTCGGTGCGTTGCACCCTACTTCGGGCCGATCGGCGCCGGATCGGGAGGGAGGGCGGCCATCCGGCGGCAGGCGTCGACGACGTCCCGCTCCACCTCGTCCAGGTCACGGCCCCCCGCCCGCGCCTTGGTGATCGCGAGCGCGGCCGTCTGCACGGTCAGCGCGCGGGCCGGGACGTCGAGCACGGGCCACGGGTCGCCGTCGGCGGGGACGGCCGGGCCGCCCGCCGCGCGGTAGGCGTCCAGGAACCGCGTCCACTCCCCCGTGCCGAGCAGGCCGCAGGCGTACCAGGCGGCCGGGCGCGCCAGGTCCCAGGCCGGGTCGCCGAGGCCCAGGTCGTCGATGTCGATCAGCAGCCAGCGGCCGTCGGGCGCGCGGACGAGCTGGCCGAGGTGCAGATCGCCGTGGCACAGCGACGGCGGGCCCGGCGGCGGGGCCTCGGCCCGTGCCCAGGGGGGCAGGGCCGCCCAGGCGCCCTCGACGGCGGGGGCGCCCGGGTGCGGGGCCTGTGCGGTGGCCGCGCGCAGACGGGCGACGGCCCGGGCCGCCTTCTCCGGGCCCCGCATGCGGGGCAGGCCGGACGGCAGCCGGGCGGGCGGGGTGCGGTGCAGCCGGGCCAGGAGGGTCGCGACCGCCTCCCAGGGGGCGGCGTCCGGGTCTTCCCGGTCGACGGGCGTGCCGTGCGGCCAGAGCGTGACCAGGCGGCCCTCCAGGAGCGCGGGGCGCGGGTCCAGCGGGGCCAGCAGGGTGTCCGCGAGGGCGGGGAGGGCCGCGGTGGCCAGGCGGGCGGCCAGGGGGCGCTCGGGGGTACCGGGGGCGTGGGCCTTGGCCACGGTGTCGGCGTGCCGGACGACGGTGGCGTCGGGGCGGTCGGCCAGGACGGCGGCGGGCGGGGCGCAGGGGCAGGCGTGCCGGGCGGGGGCGTGGGCCCGTCGCTCGGCGTGGCCTGCCAGGGCGGGGAGGAGGGTCACGGAGGTCCTGGGAGGGTGCGGGTGTGCCGTGAGCGTACGGGGTGGGGCCGCGCGGGCGTGCCCCCGGTCCCGCCCCGCCCTCACGCCGTGGCCAGGGGGCTGCCCCCACCGGGCCCGCCCTGCGGCTCGTATCGACGCTGGTACTGCGCTCGTACGACGCTCGTACGGCGGGGAGGGAAGACCTCGCGCGCTGGGCGGCGAGGGCTCACGTGGGGTGGGGCGAGGAAGCACGCGGCGCGCAGACCGGAGAGAGAGGGCCGTGGAGATCAGGCCGTGGAAAAACCAGGGGAGAAAAGAACAGCCCGCGCAGCTCCCCAGCTGCGCGGGCTGTGTGCCGTCCGCCGCACCCCCGTCCCCACGGGGTTTCATGGCCGGATGTCCCCGCCCGGACCGCTCTTCCGGGCCTGGGGCGCCGCTCAGCGCCCCAGCATCTCGCCCACGGACGACGCTTGTGTGAGCACTGCCTCCCAGCCGCCGAAGGCGACGATCAGCAGCGCTGCCAGGGGGAGGACCATGAGCGTGGCCACCAGCGGGTGGCGCGTTCCGGAAGGCCGGACGCCCAGGGTGGAGAGCCTGCGTCCCCGTGTGCGGATCATGGTCCGCGGCGCGGTGTCCGCCATGGCCGCTCTCCCTTCCTGACTTTGTTGTTGTGCATGGAGGTTCATGGGCAGCGGCGGGTGTCTGACCTCGGGGGACGAGTGCTGCACCCGCCGCTTGACCTCAAATTTAGGCGTGTGGGGCGCGCCGCACGTCATGCCCTCGTATCGATTGGCGGGCCTCCCGGAGGATGACCGCTCGTCACACAAGTACTCCCGTGGGTGGAGATGGAGACCTAGGTCCGTCCTAGGACTCAGGGTCTTCCCTGAAGGGACGTCCGATTCACTCGGAGCTGTCCTCTCTCGGGACGGGCTGCTCGACCAGGGCCAGGACGCGGGTCGCCATGAACCGCGCGGTGCGCACGACGGAGCCGCTGCGGGTGACTTCGCTCACTTCGACCACTCCCCTGCGGACGGCGGTCTCCACACGGCGGCCCGCCCTGCTCGCCACCACTTCGTACGTACGCGTCGTGTCCCCGGCGTCCACGACTATCTCCACACGATCACCCTTCACGGGATCAATCCCCCTTCGACGGTGGGTGGTTGGGGGTGCGGGTGGCGGCGATGAGCCCTGGGCGCGCGCCACCTGACCACTTTTCAAGTTTCGCACCGGGCACTGACAATCGATCGGCCCGTGAGGGCGCGGCCTCTGCACGGCCCGGGCCGTGGAAACGTAAGCTGTGGCTCGTCAGACGGACCGGGCAGCGGGGATGAACATGGCGATGATGCGCCTGAGGCGCGAGGACCCGCGTGTCGTCGGCTCGTTCAGGCTGCACAGGCGGCTGGGCGCCGGCGGGATGGGTGTCGTCTATCTGGGCTCCGACCGTCGCGGGCAGCGTGTGGCGCTGAAGGTGATCCGGCCCGACCTGGCCGAGGACCAGGAGTTCCGTTCGCGCTTCGCGCGGGAGGTCTCGGCCGCCCGGCGCATCCGCGGCGGGTGCACCGCCCGGCTCGTCGCCGCCGATCTGGAGGCCGACCGGCCCTGGTTCGCCACGCAGTACGTGCCCGGTCCCTCGCTGCACGACAAGGTCGCCGCCGAAGGGCCGCTGTCCGCCGCCGAGGTCGCCGTCGTCGGCTCCGCGCTCTCCGAGGGGCTCGTCGCCGTGCACGAGGCCGGTGTGGTGCACCGGGACCTCAAGCCGTCGAACATCCTGCTGTCCCCGAAGGGGCCGCGGATCATCGACTTCGGGATCGCCTGGGCCACCGGCGCCTCGACCCTGACGCACGTCGGCACGGCCGTCGGCTCGCCCGGCTTCCTGGCGCCCGAGCAGGTGCGCGGCGCCGCGGTCACGCCCGCCACGGACGTCTTCGTGCTCGGGGCGACCCTCGCGTACGCGTCGATGGCGGACTCGCCCTTCGGGCACGGCAGTTCCGAGGTCATGCTCTACCGGGTCGTCCACGAGGAGGCCCAGCTGCGCGGCGTGCCGGACGCGCTCGCGCCGCTGCTGCGGGCCTGTCTGGCCAAGGACCCGGAGGAACGTCCCAGCACGCTCCAACTGTCGCTGCGGCTCAAGGAGATCGCGGCCCGCGAGGCGCAGGGCCTCAGCGACGTGCGGCCGCCCGCGCCGCGCCAGGAGCAGCACGAGCGCCCGACGGGCCGCCTCGCCGCCGAGTACGCCGACCAGCGCACGCAGCGCCGCCCGGCGCCGGGCACTCCCCCGCCGCGCACCGGCCCGTCCCGGACGGGTGGCTTCCGCGACGGCGATCCGCGGACGGGCGGCTCGAAGACCGGTGGTGCGCGGACCGGCGGCTCGCGGCCGTCCGCGCCGCGCGGCACCCGGGGCTCCACCGGCAGCAGGCCGGGACCGCGCAGCGGCACCGGGCGGCAGGGGCCGCGCACCACCGGCACGCGGCTGCGGCCCGCCAACCCCCGGCTGCTGCGGCAGCGGCTCTTCGTGTTCGTGGTGGTGACGCTGCTCGTGGCCCTGGGCATCGCGGCCGCGCAGGGGTGCCAGGGGCCCACGCGCGGGCTCGGTGACGTGCGCCAGGAGCAGGGCGTCAGCGACGTACGCCAGCCGCACGGCAGCGGTTCGTGACCGCCGGGGCCGCGGGCCCCCGGCTCTGACGCTCCGGTCCGGGGGCCCGTCGGCGGGTCAGGACGCGGGGCGGCCCGTCGCCACGGCGTAGAAGGCCACCGCGGCCGCCGCGCCCACGTTCAGCGAGTCGACGCCGTGCGCCATCGGGATGCGCACCCATTCGTCGGCGGCGACCAGGGCCTGCCGGGACAGGCCCTCGCCCTCCGCGCCGAGCATCAGCGCGACGCGCTCCATGCGGTGGGGGGCGACCTCGTCGAGGGTCTTGGCCTTCTCGTCGGGGGTCAGGGCGAGCAGGTCGTAACCCGCTTCGCGCACCCCTTCCAGGCCCTTGGGCCAGGAGTCCAGACGGGCGTACGGCACGGAGAAGACCGCGCCCATGGAGACCTTCACGGAACGGCGGTAGAGGGGGTCGGCGCAGTCCGGGGAGAGCAGGACGGCGTCCATGCCGAGGGCGGCGGCCGAGCGGAAGATCGCGCCGATGTTCGTGTGGTCGTTCACGGTCTCCATCACCACCACGCGGCGGTGGGTCCGCAGGAGTTCCCCGGCCGTGGGCAGCGGCTTGCGCTGCATGGAGGCGAGGGCGCCGCGGTGCACGTGGTAGCCGGTGACCCGCTCGGCGAGCTCGGGGCTGACCGCGTAGACCGGGGCGGGCACCTCGTCGATGACGTCGCGCATGACGTCGACCCACTTGGCGGAGAGCAGCATCGACCGCATCTCGTAGCCCGCGAGCTTGGCGCGCCGGATCACCTTCTCGCCCTCGGCGATGAACAGGCCCTCGGCGGGCTCGCGCTTGCGGCGCAGCTCGACGTCGGTCAGGCCGGTGTAGTCGCGCAGGCGCGGGTCGTCCGGGTCCTCGATGGTTTCGATGCTGCTGAGATCGGCCACAGGGTGATACTGCCTTGTCCAGGGAGTGGTGCCAACGGCTGCGGGAGTGTTCCGTTACCGATGGTTACGGTTACGGGTTCCGGGGCTCGTGGTGGGGGGTTTCGCGGCCTGCTTCGGCGTCCGCCGTTCCGGTGGCGGCCACGGCCACCACGTCGCCGACGACGATGACCGCCGGGGGCTTCACCTCGTGGGTGCGCACCGCGTCGGCGACCGTCGCCAGGGTGGCGTCGACGCGGCGCTGGGCGGCCGTCGTGCCCTCCTGGATGAGGGCGACGGGGGTGTCGGCGGGCTTGCCGTGGGCGGTCAGGGCCTCGGCGATCTTGCCGATCTTGTCGACGCCCATGAGGATGACGAGGGTGCCGCGCAGCTTGGCCAGGGCGGGCCAGTCGACGAGGGAGCGCTCGTCGTCGGGGGCCACGTGCCCGCTGACCACGGTGAACTCATGGGCCACACCCCGGTGCGTGACCGGGATGCCCGCGGCGCTCGGCACCGAGATCGAGCTGGAGATGCCGGGGACCACCGTGCAGGGGATGCCCGCTGCGGCCAGGGCCTGGAGCTCCTCCATGCCGCGGCCGAAGACGTAGGGGTCGCCGCCCTTGAGGCGGACCACGGTCCTGCCCTGCTTGGCGTGCTCGATCAGGGCGTTGTTGATGGCCTCCTGGGCCATGAAGCGGCCGTACGGGATCTTCGCCGCGTCGATCACCTCGACGTGCGGGGGCAGCTCGGCGAGCAGGTCGCGCGGGCCCAGGCGGTCGGCGATGACCACGTCCGCCTCGGCCAGGAGCCTACGGCCGCGGACCGTGATCAGGTCCGGGTCGCCGGGGCCGCCGCCGACGAGGGAGACGGCGCCGGTGGGCGGGGTCCCGCCGGTGGGGGCGGAGCCGTGGGCGCGGGCCTGGGCGCGGTGGTGCGGGGCCACGAGGGTGCCGTCGCGCAGGCCCTCCACCACGGCGTCGCGGATGGCGGCGGTGTGGCGGGGGTCGCGTTCCTTGGCGTCCGTGGTGAGGACGGCGACGGTCACGCCCGCGCTGTGGCCGGTGGCCGGGGTCCAGGCGGTGGCCTCGTCGGCGTCGTCGGAGCGGACGCACCAGACGCGGTTCCGCTCCCCCTCGGCCGAGGCCCGGGTGTTGGCCTCGGGGTCGCTGGTGGAGATCAGGGCGTACCAGGCGCCGGTGAGGTCGCCCTCCTCGTACCTGCGCCGGTGCCAGGTGATCTCGCCTCCGGTCGCCATCGCCTCCACCGACGGGGTGGCGGACGGCGAGACGAGGTGGACGTCCGCGCCCGCCGCGATGAGGGCGGGGAGACGGCGCTGGGCCACCTGCCCCGCGCCGAGGACCACGACGCGGCGGCCGGTGAGGCGGAGGCCTACGGGGTAGGCGGGGTGTACGGCCATGGCGGTGCGGCTCCTCGTCGGGGCAGGAGGGTGGGCGCTACTGCTCTGGAGCGGCCCTGACGTGCGGATTTTAGAGGTGGCTTCAGCGTACGGCGGGGGCGGGGCAGGGGCGGGGCGGGCGCCGGGGCCTCCCCGTCGCCCGCTCCGCCCCGGTGCCGCGCTACTTCTCCGTCACGCCCGCCGAGTCGAACGTGGCCACCTCGTGCATCGCCCGTGCCGCGCTCTGGACGATCGGCAGGGCCAGGAGGGCACCGGTGCCCTCGCCCAGGCGGAGGTCCAGGTCCACCAGGGGGCGCAGGCCGAGCTTGTTCAGGGCGGCCACGTGGCCGGGCTCGGCGCTGCGGTGGCCCGCGATGCAGGCGGCGAGGACCTCGGGGGCGATGGCCCGGGCCACCAGGGCGGCCGCGCCCGCGCTGACGCCGTCCAGGATCACCGGGGTGCGCAGGGAGGCGCCGCCGAGGAGCAGGCCGACCATCGCCGCGTGCTCCAGGCCGCCGATGGCCGCGAGGACGCCGATGGGGTCGGCCGGGTCCGGCTGGTGCAGTTCCAGGGCGCGGCGGACGACCTCCACCTTGCGGGCGTGCATCTCGTCGTTGATGCCGGTGCCCCGGCCGGTGACCTCAAGGGGGTCCAGGTCCGTGTAGACGGAGATCAGGGCCGCGGACGCGGTGGTGTTGGCGATGCCCATCTCGCCGGTCAGGAGGGCCTTGTTGCCCGCCGCGACCAGGTCGCGGGCCGTCTCGATGCCGACCTCGACGGCGGCCTTGACCTCGTCGCGGGTCAGGGCCGGGCCCGTGGTCATGTCGGCCGTGCCGGGCCTGATCTTGCGCGGCAGCAGGCCGGGGGTGGCCGGGAGCTCGCTGGCCACGCCGACGTCGATGACGCAGACCTCGGCGCCGACCTGGGTGGCGAAGGCGTTGCAGACCGCGCCGCCGCCCAGGAAGTTGGCGACCATCTGCCCGGTCACCTCCTGCGGCCAGGCCGTGACGCCCTGGGCGTGCACGCCGTGGTCGCCCGCGAAGATCGCGACGGCGGCCGGCTCCGGGATCGGCGGCGGGCACATCCGGGACAGGCCGGACAGCTGCGCGGAGATGATCTCCAGCATGCCCAGCGCCCCCGCGGGCTTGGTCATGCGTTTCTGGCGCTCCCAGGCCTCGCCGAGCGCCTTGGCGTCCAGCGGGCGAATGTTGCCGACGGTCTCGGCGAGCAGGTCGTGCGGGTCCTCGCCGGGCAGCGCGCGGCGGCCGTACGTCTCCTCGTGGACGACCCACGACAGCGGGCGGCGCTTCGACCAGCCCGCCTGCATCAGCTCGGGCTCCTCGGGGAACTCGTCGACGTAGCCGACGCAGAGGTAGGCCACGACCTCCAGGTGCTCCGGCAGGCCCAGGGTGCGGACCATCTCGCGCTCGTCGAAGAAGCTGACCCAGCCGACGCCGAGGCCCTCCGCG harbors:
- a CDS encoding zf-TFIIB domain-containing protein encodes the protein MHCPKCHAAMHTYNRNGVQIEQCSGCRGIFLDYGELEALTRLEGQWSGHQAPPVPPGTPQGYPAAPAPAWGTPHHGGHHEHHGHHGHKRHKSFGHMLFSS
- a CDS encoding aminoglycoside phosphotransferase family protein, coding for MAGHAERRAHAPARHACPCAPPAAVLADRPDATVVRHADTVAKAHAPGTPERPLAARLATAALPALADTLLAPLDPRPALLEGRLVTLWPHGTPVDREDPDAAPWEAVATLLARLHRTPPARLPSGLPRMRGPEKAARAVARLRAATAQAPHPGAPAVEGAWAALPPWARAEAPPPGPPSLCHGDLHLGQLVRAPDGRWLLIDIDDLGLGDPAWDLARPAAWYACGLLGTGEWTRFLDAYRAAGGPAVPADGDPWPVLDVPARALTVQTAALAITKARAGGRDLDEVERDVVDACRRMAALPPDPAPIGPK
- a CDS encoding serine/threonine-protein kinase, with amino-acid sequence MNMAMMRLRREDPRVVGSFRLHRRLGAGGMGVVYLGSDRRGQRVALKVIRPDLAEDQEFRSRFAREVSAARRIRGGCTARLVAADLEADRPWFATQYVPGPSLHDKVAAEGPLSAAEVAVVGSALSEGLVAVHEAGVVHRDLKPSNILLSPKGPRIIDFGIAWATGASTLTHVGTAVGSPGFLAPEQVRGAAVTPATDVFVLGATLAYASMADSPFGHGSSEVMLYRVVHEEAQLRGVPDALAPLLRACLAKDPEERPSTLQLSLRLKEIAAREAQGLSDVRPPAPRQEQHERPTGRLAAEYADQRTQRRPAPGTPPPRTGPSRTGGFRDGDPRTGGSKTGGARTGGSRPSAPRGTRGSTGSRPGPRSGTGRQGPRTTGTRLRPANPRLLRQRLFVFVVVTLLVALGIAAAQGCQGPTRGLGDVRQEQGVSDVRQPHGSGS
- a CDS encoding RNA methyltransferase — its product is MADLSSIETIEDPDDPRLRDYTGLTDVELRRKREPAEGLFIAEGEKVIRRAKLAGYEMRSMLLSAKWVDVMRDVIDEVPAPVYAVSPELAERVTGYHVHRGALASMQRKPLPTAGELLRTHRRVVVMETVNDHTNIGAIFRSAAALGMDAVLLSPDCADPLYRRSVKVSMGAVFSVPYARLDSWPKGLEGVREAGYDLLALTPDEKAKTLDEVAPHRMERVALMLGAEGEGLSRQALVAADEWVRIPMAHGVDSLNVGAAAAVAFYAVATGRPAS
- the cobA gene encoding uroporphyrinogen-III C-methyltransferase, which gives rise to MAVHPAYPVGLRLTGRRVVVLGAGQVAQRRLPALIAAGADVHLVSPSATPSVEAMATGGEITWHRRRYEEGDLTGAWYALISTSDPEANTRASAEGERNRVWCVRSDDADEATAWTPATGHSAGVTVAVLTTDAKERDPRHTAAIRDAVVEGLRDGTLVAPHHRAQARAHGSAPTGGTPPTGAVSLVGGGPGDPDLITVRGRRLLAEADVVIADRLGPRDLLAELPPHVEVIDAAKIPYGRFMAQEAINNALIEHAKQGRTVVRLKGGDPYVFGRGMEELQALAAAGIPCTVVPGISSSISVPSAAGIPVTHRGVAHEFTVVSGHVAPDDERSLVDWPALAKLRGTLVILMGVDKIGKIAEALTAHGKPADTPVALIQEGTTAAQRRVDATLATVADAVRTHEVKPPAVIVVGDVVAVAATGTADAEAGRETPHHEPRNP